The following proteins are co-located in the Xiphophorus hellerii strain 12219 chromosome 2, Xiphophorus_hellerii-4.1, whole genome shotgun sequence genome:
- the alpk3a gene encoding LOW QUALITY PROTEIN: alpha-protein kinase 3 (The sequence of the model RefSeq protein was modified relative to this genomic sequence to represent the inferred CDS: deleted 3 bases in 2 codons), whose translation MTSRRPMTRSFSGNGRTSSFSEEEGSSSNGRSESRNTYLSNVRPENSYSRYSHYRPARSTLCSVMAQLTEDIQPSFETTLKSKAVSENCNVKFTCVVSGYPAPELKWYKDDMEMDRYCGLPKYEIHRNGKTHTLHIYNCTLDDAAIYQVSASNSKGIVSCSGVLEVGTMNEYKIHQRFFAKLKQKAEKKKRDIEEKGKKDNKENIKKEEQQSSPEHPYRKRSVPPLEEKPVVNNSATAEQPGDVAQSKALIAEGKDAGDIASVNSSLEKEESAETLAKKRIKMSNGVDIGVNTNISKSHMMGNGGENSYDGGISLAQFLAETIQTQSGEESLEEKEMSIVTLRDNKENDTEEKLEEQNEQECISEKRRQEEIAIDKEKKKENQPEAAHTQLTADSRSPVVQKSNIAARVKRIMTSITFIPPYPQCCTLLRTSFLVRARRTLTISHTRTMKMNILTTQQFSLNQVCLHHFSCKQGIVLRSWKMMLYQWRQIRHQNPQIVKQQAAPAEPIQFNCEDTGLLQDHKLIPEIVNESAGKRIEEANETVEAMEESTEAERSSPVEKKSLSGFQVQAEEGKKNSEIVSTIEEELPQHQGTGRPLVLQKPNPDSGRDDSLSQKDKEHSLLPPLLKVEDYCTLPQSVISLTENHNPGVALMETLEKEEVSVLNVDKETPDIQEYHSSHRLSKEEKAEVKSNKQPYFDINKPEITNISSCFPEDIIKQCESETLNRVLSALPATVAYSAEKDHLKEEAKRASLIQEANVAYPPSEVPQCLEMGDLKSQREQATVVEEIAEDHQCKTIPSLNFKEMCEVKEKYSSASRDDVKMNWCNSLKTQEQLSLQVDDNREVRSESSQLESIKDTILDDEELSKPKTLVVTEDNANSTCVLEERSKTSYSKSNDLAWSAEHDCSTVNIPSVQISTTEDIPDIKLPMPEMNMSEEFIIPTINTMEPDLKECTLPLSILVQNKPGLNDLQKHDETHESKTGIQEQREADFPGTVPTQRGMQHTDDLSPTEKLKEVAQEMYEHQSSAQLPLMECASIPVINVSCSDDLESNTLGISSGGGTENEAFETQTETLFVVPPISVSCHESEAELKLPAPTKTTETETSADTPRGTKQGVTENLSEKPEIPKRKKYLKEISDKSLKENTPSMVGETPMSKVGGSMPTFSKPTDDNIVPEALKQKSPKDAKRESSVEDFLKNRPSVERLSSKPPTYPSLSPSSLRKFMSKAAPELDNETTANVPAISVEDRQSDKADEDFSGGSTPTSSLSCESSPRLKRRDSLTLIRSATPEELASGARRKIFIPKREEELEGAVFSVLEGKKESPYMSPSQASQSCVATSLHGTEDPTNGERSPLMSRRKATLEVPKVVEETPTIEPTSTKVEEKPAGKKTDPLKAPQVIRKIRGEPFPDASGHLKLWCQFFNVLSDSTIKWFKDEEEILEMKRSGGDESQVALAVVHASSQDCGVYGCSISNEYGTDTTDFLLSEEILFEFLLKEDLEVGEEIEMTPLMFTKGLADSGTWGEKYFGRIFTETVHIGEGCTHKASRVKVIYGLDPIFESGSTCIIKVRNPIAYGTKQESTLAERNLDIAKQECKVQDMIREYCKIFAAEARVNENFGFSLEVIPRYLIHRPANSVPYATVETDLTGDFGKYCTIDLKGKLFSQNISELDQKCCTFQHWIHQWTHGNLLVTQLEGVETKITNIKVATKSKGYQGLTECGSPEVFDQFVMYHQCNYYCGLLGLRALKTDLQQPAKLKGSRSPLLNRKLGSNSPQLQKKGQSPQMSRKTNVSPKVARKAQETDNNNSDEKQKPAEGLS comes from the exons ctgtACATTGGATGATGCAGCGATCTACCAGGTCTCAGCCAGCAATAGCAAAGGTATCGTCTCCTGCTCTGGAGTTTTGGAGGTCGGTACCATGAATGAGTACAAGATCCACCAGCGATTCTTTGCTAAACTCAAGCagaaagcagagaagaagaaaagggacATCGAGGAGAAGGGCAAGAAggacaataaagaaaatattaagaaagaagaGCAGCAAAGTAGCCCAGAGCATCCATACAGGAAACGCTCTGTGCCACCACTGGAGGAGAAGCCAGTGGTGAACAACTCTGCCACAGCAGAGCAGCCTGGGGATGTAGCTCAATCAAAGGCACTTATTGCAGAGGGCAAAGATGCAGGAGACATCGCCTCTGTAAACAGTTCTTTGGAGAAAGAAGAGTCAGCAGAAACATTGGCTAAAAAGAGAATAAAGATGTCAAATGGTGTAGATATTGGGGTCAACACCAACATTAGTAAAAGCCATATGATGGGGAACGGAGGTGAAAATTCATATGATGGCGGAATCAGTTTGGCACAGTTTTTGGCAGAGACTATTCAGACCCAGTCTGGTGAGGAAAGTCTGGAGGAGAAAGAGATGAGCATAGTTACTTTAAGAGATAATAAGGAAAATGATACTGAGGAGAAGTTGGAAGAGCAGAATGAGCAAGAATGCATAAGTGAGAAAAGGAGACAAGAGGAAATAGCGAtagacaaagaaaagaaaaaggaaaaccaacCAGAGGCAGCACACACACAACTCACAGCAGACTCCAGAAGCCCAGTAGTTCAGAAGTCAAACATTGCAGCAAGGGTCAAAAGGATCATGACCAGCATAACATTCATACCTCCATATCCTCAATGCTGCACTCTGTTAAGGACTTCTTTTTTGGTAAGAGCAAGAAGGACTCTTACAATATCTCACACACGGACAATGAAGATGaacattttgaccactcaacaGTTCTCCCTGAACCAGGTATGCCTCCATCATTTCAGCTGCAAGCAGGGCATAGTTCTGAGGTCCTGGAAAATGATGTTGTACCAATGGAGACAGATAAGGCATCAGAACCCTCAGA TTGTGAAACAACAAGCAGCACCAGCAGAACCTATTCAATTTAACTGTGAAGACACAGGTCTACTACAAGATCATAAACTGATTCCTGAGATCGTGAATGAATCTGCAGGAAAGAGAATAGAAGAGGCTAATGAGACTGTGGAGGCCATGGAGGAATCTACAGAGGCAGAGAGGAGCAGTCCAGTGGAGAAAAAGTCATTGTCTGGGTTTCAAGTTCAAGCTGAG gaaggaaagaaaaactcagaaatagttTCAACCATAGAAGAAGAGCTACCACAACATCAGGGGACAGGTCGCCCGCTTGTTCTTCAAAAGCCTAATCCAGATTCTGGAAGAGATGACTCTTTATctcaaaaagataaagaacacTCCCTTCTACCCCCCCTTCTTAAGGTAGAAGATTACTGCACATTACCTCAAAGTGTTATCTCATTAACAGAAAACCATAACCCTGGAGTAGCACTTATGGAAACTTTAGAAAAGGAGGAGGTCAGTGTTCTTAATGTGGACAAAGAAACGCCTGACATTCAAGAGTATCACTCTTCCCACAGGCTATCTAAGGAAGAGAAAGCTGAAgtgaaatcaaacaaacaacCCTACTTCGATATAAACAAACCTGAGATTACAAATATATCATCCTGTTTTCCAGAAGACATAATCAAGCAGTGTgaatctgaaacactgaataGGGTGCTGTCTGCTCTTCCTGCCACGGTAGCTTACAGTGCAGAGAAAGATCATCTAAAAGAAGAGGCCAAACGTGCTTCGCTAATTCAGGAAGCTAATGTTGCATATCCGCCCTCTGAAGTCCCACAATGTTTAGAAATGGGTGACCTAAAAAGTCAACGTGAGCAAGCCACTGTGGTTGAGGAAATCGCAGAAGACCACCAATGTAAAACCATACCCAGTTTAAATTTCAAGGAGATGTGTGAGGTAAAAGAGAAATACAGTTCTGCCTCACGGGATGATGTGAAAATGAATTGGTGCAACAGCCTAAAAACACAAGAGCAATTGTCTCTACAAGTTGATGATAATAGAGAAGTGAGGAGTGAAAGTTCACAGCTAGAGTCAATAAAAGACACAATACTGGATGATGAAGAGTTGAGCAAACCAAAGACACTTGTAGTAACAGAAGACAATGCAAACAGCACTTGTGTTCTAGAGGAACGCAGTAAAACTTCTTATTCAAAAAGCAATGACTTAGCTTGGAGTGCAGAGCATGATTGTAGCACGGTAAATATCCCATCAGTCCAAATATCTACCACTGAAGACATCCCAGATATTAAACTTCCTATGCCAGAGATGAACATGAGCGAAGAATTTATAATTCCAACCATCAATACAATGGAACCTGATCTGAAAGAGTGCACTCTGCCTCTAAGTATTTTGGTTCAAAACAAGCCAGGCTTAAATGATTTGCAAAAACATGATGAAACTCATGAGTCAAAGACAGGAATCCAAGAACAGAGAGAGGCTGATTTCCCAGGCACAGTCCCCACGCAGAGAGGAATGCAGCATACTGATGACCTCTCACCTACAGAAAAGTTAAAGGAAGTTGCTCAAGAAATGTACGAACACCAAAGCAGTGCACAGCTCCCTCTCATGGAATGTGCTTCAATTCCTGTTATAAATGTTTCCTGCAGTGATGATCTGGAGAGTAATACATTGGGTATCAGCAGTGGAGGTGGGACAGAAAATGAGGCTTTCGAAACTCAAACAGAGACTCTGTTTGTGGTTCCACCAATATCAGTCTCTTGTCATGAAAGCGAAGCTGAGCTTAAACTGCCTGCTCCCACCAAGACGACAGAAACCGAAACTTCAGCTGACACGCCAAGGGGAACAAAGCAAGGTGTAACTGAAAACCTGAGTGAGAAGCCAGAAatacctaaaagaaaaaaatacttaaaggaAATCTCTGATAAGAGCCTAAAAGAGAACACACCAAGTATGGTTGGTGAAACTCCAATGTCAAAAGTTGGTGGCAGTATGCCAACTTTTAGTAAACCAACAGATGACAATATTGTTCCTGAAGCACTGAAGCAAAAGTCCCCAAAAGACGCCAAAAGAGAGAGTTCTGTTGAGGATTTTCTAAAAAACAGACCATCTGTTGAAAGACTAAGCTCCAAGCCCCCAACATACCCATCTTTAAGTCCATCCAGTCTACGCAAATTTATGTCCAAAGCAGCTCCAGAGTTGGACAACGAGACTACAGCCAACGTCCCTGCAATCTCTGTGGAAGATCGACAAAGCGACAAGGCAGATGAAGATTTCAGCGGGGGGTCGACGCCAACATCATCTCTCTCCTGTGAGAGCAGCCCCCGGCTTAAGCGCCGGGACAGCCTGACACTTATACGTTCTGCCACCCCTGAGGAGTTGGCCTCTGGAGCACGACGCAAAATCTTTATcccaaaaagagaagaagaattGGAGGGAGCAGTGTTTAGTGTGCTAGAGGGCAAGAAGGAAAGTCCCTATATGTCACCAAGCCAGGCATCGCAGAGCTGCGTTGCTACAAGCCTCCACGGGACAGAAGACCCCACCAATGGAGAG CGCTCTCCACTGATGAGTCGCAGAAAGGCTACATTGGAAGTGCCAAAGGTTGTGGAAGAGACTCCCACCATAGAACCAACCAGCACTAAGGTAGAGGAAAAACCAGCTGGAAAGAAGACAGATCCTTTGAAAG CTCCCCAAGTTATCCGCAAGATCAGAGGAGAGCCCTTCCCAGATGCTTCTGGACACCTGAAGCTGTGGTGTCAGTTCTTCAATGTGCTTAGTGACTCCACCATTAAGTGGTTCAAGGATGAGGAAGAAATACTAGAGATGAAGAGAAG TGGAGGAGATGAAAGCCAAGTAGCTCTGGCAGTTGTGCATGCATCAAGCCAAGACTGTGGAGTATATGGGTGTTCAATCAGTAATGAATATGGGACCGACACAACTGACTTTTTGCTCAGTGAAGAAA ttctgTTTGAATTCTTACTCAAGGAGGACTTGGAAG TTGGAGAGGAGATCGAGATGACCCCACTGATGTTCACCAAAGGCCTGGCAGACAGCGGCACTTGGGGGGAAAAGTACTTTGGTCGCATTTTTACCGAGACTGTCCACATTGGGGAGGGCTGCACTCACAAAGCCAGCAGGGTGAAGGTTATCTATGGCCTTGATCCCATCTTTGAGTCCGGAAGCACCTGTATCATTAAAGTTCGAAATCCCATTGCTTACGGGACCAAACAGGAGAGCACCCTTGCAGAGAGAAATTTGGACATTGCAAAGCAA gagtgTAAAGTCCAAGACATGATCCGAgaatactgtaaaatatttgcagctGAAGCGAGAGTAAATGAAAACTTTGGCTTTTCATTAGA AGTTATCCCTCGGTATCTAATTCACCGCCCTGCAAACTCTGTGCCATATGCCACAGTGGAGACTGATCTTACAGGAGACTTTGGGAAATATTGTACCATAGATCTCAAAGGCAAGctgttttcacaaaacatttcagagttGGATCAGAAATGCTGCACCTTCCAGCATTGGATCCATCAGTGGACACATGGAAATTTGCTGGTCACTCAACTGGAAG gcgttgaaacaaaaattacaaatattaaagTTGCCACCAAGTCGAAAGG ATATCAAGGACTAACTGAATGTGGCTCCCCGGAAGTATTTGACCAGTTCGTGATGTATCATCAATGCAACTACTACTGTGGACTTCTTGGGCTTCGAGCGCTTAAAACAGATCTGCAACAACCGGCCAAGCTAAAGGGCTCCAGAAGCCCCCTGCTCAACCGAAAGCTAGGCTCCAACAGCCCACAGTTGCAGAAAAAAGGGCAAAGCCCACAGATGtctagaaagaccaacgttagCCCAAAAGTAGCCAGGAAAGCTCAAGAAACAGATAATAATAACtcagatgagaaacaaaagcCCGCAGAAGGTCTTTCCTGA